A part of Candidatus Nezhaarchaeota archaeon genomic DNA contains:
- a CDS encoding 50S ribosomal protein L30e, producing the protein MLSLDRELKVALRTGSIVLGSKKVLSHLGVGKGKLVIMASNCPELVREKVEYYAKLSGIPIYHAPYTSRELGEICQRGHVVATLLILDEGSSEILKVLESG; encoded by the coding sequence GTGCTAAGTCTTGATAGAGAGCTAAAGGTAGCATTAAGAACGGGAAGCATTGTTTTAGGAAGTAAGAAGGTATTAAGCCATCTAGGTGTGGGTAAGGGTAAGCTTGTAATAATGGCGTCAAATTGTCCTGAACTCGTAAGGGAAAAAGTGGAGTATTACGCAAAACTTTCTGGTATTCCTATCTATCATGCCCCCTACACTAGCAGGGAGTTAGGAGAAATATGTCAAAGGGGACATGTGGTAGCTACATTATTGATATTGGATGAAGGTAGTTCAGAGATATTGAAGGTCTTAGAATCAGGGTGA
- a CDS encoding NusA-like transcription termination signal-binding factor, which produces MPSIRLSDEEMRYITLFESITGATAKDCIIDNDGNRIIFLIKKGEMGIAIGKNGINIKRATKLIGKPVEVVEAADTPEELIKNALFPAKVHAIRIARDASGKLVAHVAVDPKEKGLAIGKEGSKIQRARILAKRYFDIEAVILR; this is translated from the coding sequence GTGCCCAGCATAAGGTTATCTGATGAAGAAATGAGGTACATAACATTATTTGAGAGTATAACAGGCGCCACAGCAAAGGATTGCATAATAGATAATGATGGTAATAGGATTATCTTTCTAATAAAGAAGGGGGAGATGGGAATAGCCATAGGGAAGAACGGTATAAACATTAAGAGAGCTACAAAGCTCATTGGAAAGCCTGTAGAAGTCGTAGAAGCAGCCGACACACCTGAAGAGCTCATTAAAAACGCTTTATTCCCGGCAAAGGTGCATGCCATAAGGATAGCTCGTGATGCCTCGGGTAAGTTAGTAGCGCACGTAGCTGTTGATCCTAAAGAAAAGGGTTTAGCGATAGGCAAGGAAGGTTCAAAGATTCAGAGAGCTAGGATTTTAGCTAAAAGGTACTTTGATATAGAGGCGGTAATCCTGAGGTAG
- the rpoA2 gene encoding DNA-directed RNA polymerase subunit A'': protein MKVKKITLDDLRKKLQEYSTELPRSILQELEDKLSKLLDKVSISDLERILNEVVKQYREALVEPGEAVGTVAAQSIGEPGTQMTLRTFHFAGVRELNVTLGLPRLIEILDAKRTPSTPLMRIELDEKARYDRAKAEEIARKIQHVTVENVAGSISVDFGQQLIQLQLDEDLMKDKRVTLEMVLNALNKQKVGSIENIVEREIETADGKKKRVIEVTIAVPEGLEATKLIKLRQKILNTKLKGIKGLKRVVVKEVIKGSETYYYLEVEGSNLQGILSNLDELDGIDPTRIMTNNINEIASVLGIEAARNAIINEMVNVLREQGLDVDIRHIMLVADIMTMTGKIRQIGRHGVSGEKSSVLARAAFEVTTKHLLEAGAKGEEDSLTGVIENVVVGQLIPLGSGMVELRVRYGGER from the coding sequence ATGAAGGTAAAGAAGATAACATTGGATGACCTAAGGAAGAAACTACAAGAATATTCAACAGAGCTTCCAAGATCGATTCTGCAGGAGTTGGAAGATAAACTTTCAAAGCTCTTAGATAAGGTTAGCATAAGTGACTTAGAAAGAATATTAAACGAAGTTGTCAAACAGTATAGAGAGGCGCTAGTCGAACCTGGAGAGGCTGTAGGTACTGTGGCTGCTCAATCCATAGGTGAGCCAGGCACACAGATGACTCTCAGGACCTTCCATTTTGCCGGGGTCAGGGAGTTAAACGTCACACTTGGCCTGCCAAGACTTATTGAGATACTTGATGCAAAGAGGACTCCTTCAACACCGTTAATGAGGATAGAGCTAGATGAGAAAGCGAGGTATGATAGAGCTAAAGCTGAAGAGATAGCTAGGAAGATTCAACATGTAACAGTAGAGAACGTTGCTGGTAGCATAAGCGTAGACTTTGGTCAGCAATTAATACAGCTACAGCTAGATGAAGATTTGATGAAGGATAAGAGAGTAACATTAGAAATGGTGCTTAACGCACTAAATAAGCAGAAAGTTGGTTCCATTGAAAATATAGTGGAAAGAGAGATTGAAACAGCTGATGGCAAGAAGAAACGTGTAATCGAAGTAACCATAGCGGTCCCAGAAGGGCTTGAAGCTACTAAACTAATAAAGCTGAGGCAAAAAATCTTAAATACCAAGCTTAAGGGCATAAAGGGCCTCAAAAGGGTTGTTGTTAAGGAGGTAATAAAGGGCTCTGAAACTTACTACTACCTTGAGGTTGAAGGTTCGAACCTGCAAGGTATACTTAGCAATCTAGATGAATTGGATGGTATTGATCCGACCAGGATCATGACCAATAACATAAATGAGATAGCAAGCGTCTTAGGAATTGAGGCAGCTAGAAATGCCATAATAAATGAAATGGTGAATGTTCTTAGAGAACAAGGTCTTGACGTTGACATTAGACACATAATGCTCGTCGCAGATATCATGACTATGACCGGCAAGATCAGGCAGATTGGTAGGCATGGTGTAAGCGGAGAAAAGAGCAGTGTCTTGGCTCGAGCAGCATTTGAGGTAACCACCAAGCACTTATTAGAAGCCGGCGCAAAAGGGGAGGAGGATTCGCTCACTGGTGTCATAGAAAACGTCGTAGTAGGACAGCTAATACCCCTCGGCAGCGGCATGGTTGAGTTGAGAGTTAGGTATGGAGGGGAAAGATAG
- a CDS encoding 30S ribosomal protein S7 has translation MKVGIDRSEIKLFGKWTFHDVVVKDLGLKRYICLRPVFLPHTEGRHEHKRFGKADVPLVERLVNNLMRPGRNAGKKILAMNIVKNAFEIINLKTGKNPIQVLVEAIERAAPREETTRIAYGGIVYHQSVDVAPQRRVDLALRWLTEGARSASFSNPKSIDECLADEIIAAAQGDPKSYAIAKKDEIERIAMSSR, from the coding sequence ATTAAAGTAGGCATTGATCGGTCAGAAATAAAGCTTTTTGGTAAATGGACATTTCATGATGTAGTAGTTAAGGATTTAGGGTTAAAGAGATACATATGTTTGAGACCTGTTTTCTTACCGCATACTGAAGGTAGACATGAACATAAAAGGTTCGGTAAGGCTGACGTGCCGCTAGTAGAAAGGTTGGTAAACAATCTTATGAGACCAGGCAGGAATGCAGGTAAGAAGATCTTAGCCATGAATATAGTTAAAAATGCTTTTGAAATAATAAACCTAAAAACGGGTAAAAATCCGATTCAAGTACTTGTTGAAGCTATAGAAAGAGCTGCTCCTAGGGAGGAGACTACAAGGATAGCTTATGGTGGTATTGTCTACCACCAATCAGTTGACGTAGCTCCTCAGAGGAGGGTTGACTTAGCGCTTAGGTGGTTAACTGAAGGCGCTAGGTCAGCTTCCTTTAGTAATCCAAAATCGATAGATGAGTGCTTAGCCGATGAAATAATAGCAGCAGCTCAAGGGGATCCGAAGAGCTATGCTATAGCGAAAAAGGATGAGATAGAGAGAATAGCGATGTCATCAAGATAA
- the tuf gene encoding translation elongation factor EF-1 subunit alpha, with protein sequence MASEKPHLNLVVIGHVDHGKSTLTGHLLYLLGQVDERRMREIEEEAKKVGKEDAKFAWILDTYKEERERGVTIDLSFYKFETKKYFFTLIDCPGHRDFVKNMVTGTSQADCALLVISAKKGEAEAGLGAAGQTREHAFLAKTLGVNQLVIAINKMDDPTVNWSQERYNEVKDAIFKLLRTLGYDVSKIHAIPVSAWMGDNLVEKSKNMPWYKGPTLIEALDEFIPPPRPIDKPLRIPIQDVYSISGVGTVPVGRVETGVLKTGDTVIFMPSNKKGDVRSIETHHVRIEKALPGDNIGFNVRGVSKTDIKRGDVCGHPETPPTVADSFVGRIFVLYHPTAIAKGYTPVVHVHTASVACKFEEILQKIDPRTGAVIEEKPQFIKQGDAAIVRFKPIKTICIEKYSEIPQLGRFAIRDMGRTIAAGVVIDVTPAKVS encoded by the coding sequence ATGGCAAGCGAAAAGCCGCATCTAAACTTGGTGGTTATAGGGCATGTAGATCACGGAAAGTCAACGTTGACAGGGCATTTGCTTTACTTGTTAGGGCAAGTTGATGAAAGAAGGATGAGAGAGATAGAGGAAGAAGCAAAGAAGGTGGGTAAAGAAGATGCAAAGTTTGCATGGATACTGGACACCTACAAAGAAGAAAGAGAAAGAGGGGTTACCATCGACCTTTCATTCTACAAGTTTGAAACCAAGAAGTACTTTTTCACGCTTATAGATTGTCCCGGACATAGAGACTTCGTGAAGAACATGGTTACGGGCACATCGCAAGCCGATTGTGCATTGCTTGTGATTTCAGCAAAGAAGGGTGAAGCTGAGGCAGGTTTAGGGGCTGCAGGCCAGACTAGGGAGCACGCATTCTTAGCAAAAACGCTGGGTGTGAATCAGCTAGTAATAGCAATAAATAAAATGGATGATCCAACAGTTAATTGGAGTCAAGAAAGGTACAATGAAGTAAAAGATGCTATTTTCAAGCTCTTGAGAACTCTAGGCTATGATGTAAGCAAAATTCACGCTATACCAGTCTCAGCATGGATGGGAGATAATCTAGTGGAGAAGAGTAAGAATATGCCTTGGTACAAGGGACCAACCCTTATAGAGGCTTTAGATGAATTCATTCCACCTCCTAGGCCCATTGACAAACCCCTTCGAATACCAATTCAAGATGTTTACTCGATATCTGGTGTAGGCACTGTTCCAGTAGGAAGGGTCGAAACTGGAGTTTTAAAGACTGGAGATACCGTGATATTTATGCCTTCTAACAAGAAGGGTGATGTGAGATCTATTGAAACACACCACGTAAGAATTGAAAAAGCCTTACCCGGCGACAATATAGGGTTTAACGTTAGAGGTGTTTCCAAGACTGACATAAAGCGAGGAGATGTATGCGGCCATCCAGAAACCCCACCGACAGTTGCCGATAGCTTTGTAGGAAGAATATTCGTACTATATCACCCTACAGCAATAGCTAAAGGTTACACGCCAGTGGTTCATGTTCATACAGCCAGCGTCGCTTGTAAGTTTGAAGAAATTCTACAAAAAATAGATCCGAGGACTGGTGCGGTTATTGAGGAAAAGCCTCAATTCATAAAGCAGGGTGATGCTGCAATAGTGAGATTTAAGCCTATAAAGACGATATGCATCGAGAAATACTCCGAGATACCTCAATTAGGCAGATTTGCCATTAGGGACATGGGTAGGACGATAGCTGCTGGTGTAGTGATTGACGTAACTCCAGCCAAAGTTTCATAA
- a CDS encoding 30S ribosomal protein S12 → MAKKSPKGLFAARKLAQKRKKFRWSQREYKRRMLKLDEKVDPLEGAPMARGIVLEKVGIESRQPNSAVRKCVRVQLIKNGRQVTAFVPGDGALNYINEHDEVIITRIGGPQGKSLGDIPGVKFQVIKVNGVSLRAIMLGKKTKPTR, encoded by the coding sequence ATGGCGAAAAAGTCGCCGAAGGGATTATTTGCAGCTAGAAAATTAGCCCAAAAAAGGAAAAAGTTCAGATGGAGTCAGCGAGAATACAAGAGAAGGATGTTAAAGTTGGATGAAAAGGTAGATCCACTTGAAGGAGCACCAATGGCTCGAGGTATAGTATTGGAGAAAGTTGGTATTGAAAGTAGGCAGCCAAATTCAGCTGTCAGGAAGTGCGTTCGAGTGCAACTTATAAAGAATGGTAGACAGGTTACAGCGTTTGTTCCAGGTGATGGTGCACTGAACTATATTAACGAGCATGACGAGGTCATTATTACCAGAATAGGCGGTCCTCAAGGTAAGTCGCTTGGTGATATACCTGGTGTTAAGTTCCAGGTAATAAAAGTCAATGGTGTAAGTCTTCGAGCTATAATGCTCGGTAAAAAGACGAAACCAACGAGGTAA